The stretch of DNA gcatcggatccgcagtaacaatcatttcgttctcctttagCCGTGTGTACTGGCGAATGACAATAAGCAGGCTTGAATGCAGAATCTGAGAACGCGGGACCTGGCCTGATTAAATTGCATTGCAAAGCTAAGAAACCCAATATTCATACAATTGTCAGTTTAATTCAACTCCTTCCCACATCCTAGCATACACTGCTTGTGGAATAATGTTCAAGTCTATTTTTCTGCAGCTGATATGCCCTGTTCATGACCATTCGTTAGATGTCCTGTCTTTATGAAGCGGTCGCTGTCTTTTGTCTTTTTGAGCGTCTTTGAGGTTATCTGGGCCATAGGCAACAGTTTGCAAGCAGATTTATGTTTAGTTTAGTTGGCCCTTACACATGGCTGGGGGACCAGAGACGGTTTCGCATCGGCATCTTGCAAACCACCTGATTTATGTAATTCCTACCCACCCCCACGCTTCCATGCAGGAGCACGGCTGTATCCTGGAGCCCTGCAGGTCGAAGGTGATTGGCTAATTCTTTGTCAGTCAAGCCTGGGGAGTTTAGAGTCTGTAAGTGACTGGGGTGATTTATAAAGGTAATTAGTATGTTATTACCCTCTTCTCTCCGCGTTTCCTGGAGCACTTGCCCTGCTCTTATTAGAAGGTGTTGCTGTCGCTTACAGTCTTCCCCTCTTTAAATGGACTCTGGGCAAATTGCTCTTGGCTGCACTGTTCGCTGGGTATCTTAAAGTTCCCAGCGAATGTATCATCTATCACCGTACAGTACCTTAAGATTAGTTTTCTTACAATAGAACCAATggaaatctacacacaaagactgacaaacaaccaatgcccAAAAGAACtcaaactgttcaaataaaaaaAGTTTCCAACTATAACCATCTCACTGGCAGATGGCATTGTCAATAAATACGAAGTAACTTAAAAGTTCCAGGGCTAGGAAGCTACCTACTGCTCGGGATAGTGTAGTCTACCGAGAGAGAAGAACCTATACCTTAAAATGCATCACATCGCCGATAGCAAACACTCTGCTCGACTTCCCCTCGATATTCATAACTTCTGTATTTAATTCCAAGTACATCCATCATTAAAATGAATCGGATGAGACtaaactgctttaaatacagATCAATGACTGTTGCTGTAGGGTTTCGCGAAATGGCAATGTCCTCTCCGCATCTATATTTTaacaaagtaaactttattcataataaaattgccatttacaagaataaaccgcGCAATACCTTTTCATTCTCATATTCATTGCCAATGCTTTAAGTAGTGGTAGCGCGATATCTCGAGTCGAGTAGGATGTTCTTCCAAGGGGTTAATCCCTTAATAGAGAACGCCTGTACGTatctttgtttaatgtggggaggctgatgcacgaaTCCAGTGCCAGAGAATACAAGACAATTAGGAACCCTTTATTGCTGCAGCTTTTCTCCGccttcactgccgttgtgatgTGTCACCATCTTCCTCCAGCTTCATttggtcttggttggatcactctttgaCTGGAACCTTCCCCTTGACCTTAACGCCATGAGaaaccctaccaggagctaagctccagatgGCATCGTTCGCGGGATGTCAGGAACTTACAGGCCTCTCCACCACGACAGGGTGACGATCCCCGCCTTTCAGTAGAAGTCTATTGTCGCATTAAGACGACAACATTCCTTAAAACCAATCTCACTGTTTCCACTTATGTGGTACAATGCTACAACAATTAAGAGGCCTCCTCACGCAGCCGACCCCTCCCTCTCCAGCATAACCCTAAACTGCGGTCTTTCCCCACTAACCCTTGGTGTGGCTGCACCGAGCTTCAATGCGTCCCTCCGCACGTACTCCTTCCTGCCGCCTAGAATGtcccagtcggcagcattcccttTCGGACATCAGATGAGCTGGGTTTCGGACCGATCAAAGGTCTCTGTGTCTATGTGAAATGACACTCAGCGTATTTAGTACGCTGGtacctgtacataataaagacgAAAAAGAGCCTTCAATATTTTGTGGTCAGCCTACGTCATTACCGTAACCCCACAACGTTCGAACTAAATCGACATAAATTCTGATTCTCGTCAGTAAACTATGCTACCAGTTCAAAACACGCACATTTCGATTCCTCGTACGCATATCTCTCATTACCTTTCTAATATTGTGTCAAACATTATTCGTTTTATATAATTCTTCGTTCTTTATAATTCTTGAATGCTTTGTTACAtttcccgtcacacacacacaccacagcaATTTCCTAATGCACGTAAATATACAGTACATGGCGAATAAAGCTGATCCGTGATCCGTATCTTCAGCCGTCCTAACCGTACTTGTAGATTCATTGATCACTGCGTTAATTGTTCGCTCTGGTGTGTAGGTGATTGGCTGAACCTGGGGGCGGTTGTACGTATATGTGTGGAATAAAATAGGAGTAGTATAGTTGCGTTCTTTGATGGCCGACAGTGACTAGTTGGACCGAAAGGCCTTTCCGGTGCTATCTTCCTCTGCTACACTGTTGATGGAAGACTGTCCTGTCCGGAATATGACAGTACTGTTCAACTGATAATATCCGCAGTCATTCCGGCTAACTTGGTTAATCGCCAATTCATCTAAACAAAGCGAAAttaagaatgaaaaaaaaactgggTAGCATTTCGACTGCTCGAAGGTAGCGAACGTGCAGAATAGCATAGAGAAATAGATAAGACGTGCCCGAAGCATACAAGAACCGCTGTGGGAATATAAAATAGAAATGCGGAAAAAAAATCTTTGAGTGAGTTAGCGCTCTTCAGGTACACTTGATGAATGTACACTAAAATCGCCACAGTCTTACGCCCTGGTATCATATTGGCGCCTTTTTTAACTTCCTGGATTacttaaaaaaaataatgatCTCGACCCAACAAAACCCATTCAATTAGTGGATGCTGCCTATTATTTTTGAAAAATTGAACCAAACCAGTTTCTTTTCCTGTTGTTCAACAGCCAATAAGTTTCTCTGTATATGCTCGACTAACGTGGAGCGTTCACGGCGAAATGCCGTTTGGCCATACATTTTCCACCCCCGATGGTATCATACTTTCCAATGAACCCGAGTTGAATTGGAAAGCAGAAACACAACGTTCAGACTCTCGATTCTGCTCGTTCACAGTGAACTCTTGGCTGATTCGTGACATAGCCCCACACACCAGAACAGAACGATGTACTCATGAGAGTTAGGGAGAGGTGCACAAAGAAGGGGAGAGGAGTTGGGGAAAGAGTGATGAAACGAGACCATGAGAAGTaactgagggagagagagagggagagagagaggagagagagggagagagagagagggagagagaggggggagagagagggagagagaggggagggggagagagagaaagagagagtgagagagagagaggagagagagggagagagagagagagaaacatacaaaatgctgaaggagctcagcaggtcaagctatacctatggagggaataaacagtcgacgtttcgagacccttcatcaggactaaaacaGCGTACAGAAATTAGAGTTGTTcgatctgtctgtctgtctatctatctaactatccgtctatctgtctgtctatctatatcAATTTACCTATATAAACCtatataaatttatttatttatttgttattgctGATTGTTAATTATAGCATTTTTTTGCCTTGTTCTGTACTGCTGTCCAAAGACAAGAGTTTCacgacatatatgagtgatgataattAGGATTTGGTTCTGATCCAATTATCTGAAGATCAAGTGCTTGCTTGATATTTCATGAGCAGCACAGAAATAATATTTACTTATATTCTATCTCTCTCTTGACGACTATTAGATCCATTTAAACACGTTAAGGCGTATCTAAGTTTCTAGGTTAATGATTAGATTGGCATTTGGTCCTTGTAGGACTCTCTATTTTCCACTGAGATAGAACTTGCTAATGTTTAAGACTTAAACTCTGATCCTAACAAATGTCAAAAAGAATTAAGTTTAACAACCAACCCAGAACTAAGCTCTGACCAATCATTTAACCGACTTCTGTCAGTGTATCGGTATTATTTTAATTCCATATTTATAATATCCTCCTTGCTATTTCCGCTTGGTTCTTGGCAACAGACGGATTATTAACTATCACGTGAACTACATCAAGGAGTGGTTATCATTTTGAAACCACTAGGAGACTGCGGGGAGCTAATTAAATATCAACCCTCAAGATAGAATAAGCAACATGGGTACAAGAGGAAATGAAAAtcgagatctgcagatgctgaaaatctgaaataaaatcataaATTGGAAATGTCGGTGAAGAATTTTCTGCCTGAAACGTCAACGCTGTTTTGGTCCCCACAGACGTTGTCTGACCTGCCACgcccttccagcattttctagttTTATTTCTTCAGGAGGAAGTCGCTTAAGTCATGAGGTACCCTCTTGGTCAGTAACCCGATCACATTTGTCCGCATCTAGCTATATCTTTCACATCATCAATTATTATAAATCTATTGATCTCGGAGATGAATTAACAGTTCGTACGAAATCGATTGCAGAGTAGAGATGCGACACACATTCTCTCCTTTTCCGTGTAGACAGAACATACAGCAGTACAGTTCTATGCACTTTCGGTATAccgtgttgtgccgaccctttaatctactccaagttCACCCTGAAAGGCCTGGTTCTGTCTCTCCTCTCCTCGCTAGTTCTGGACTCCACAACCAACAGCAATAATTTATTCGCCCCTCTGAAGATCTTAACAAAGGATAAATGCTTCGATTTTTTAAAGGCAAGGAGGCCAGTAAGGAACGAGAGAATGGGGATTACACAACGTCTATGGACCAACAATAGGCTTCATTTTTTTCAGAAttttacactcagtagccactttatcaggtacacctgcaaataccaaatcagccaatcatgtggcagcagctcaatgcatgaaAACATCAAGATATGGCAAAAGATTcaggtgttgttcagaccaaacatcggaacAGGAAGAAATTTGATCTGAACGAATTTGACCGCCGGCTGATTATTGATGCCAgacggggtgatttgagtatctcagaaactgccgatctcctgggattgcCACGCTCAGGTCTGTAGAGTGtaaagagaatggtgtgaaaaacagaagAAACACCCATTGAGCGGCGGTTCCGTGGGCGAAAACGACTTgtcagtgagagaggtcagaggggaatggtcagtctagttcaagctgacaggaaggtgacagtaactcaaacagccGCGCGTTatagcagtggtgtgcagaagagcatctcgaaCCCTGAAgtgaagaccacactgggttccactcctgtacctaataaattagcCACTGAGTGAATAACCCTTTCTTACACAAACATGTATAAATAAAATTGCCGTGTTTTCATTTAATTCTGTCCCACGCAGTTTTTGGAAGAGGACGCTTCCGTTGCCTTTGAAGTGGCACTTAAAAGTAAAAGGCAAACGACTGTAAAATCCATCGCAGAGGAAGCGTTGCTGTTCCCTTGAGATTAATATATGATTAATTTCACTCTTTATGCCAAGCAGAAAGAGATTGAACACACTTCTGTCTTAAGGTCCATGTGAGGTAGAGATGCCCTCACTTGAGGTCACGGCTGCGAGTGTAACCATTGTGAGCACGGGTTtaaaaacaaatgctaacatcaTTTTGTTTTCAAATAGGACGCATTGAAGGACTAaaatatttgtgtatttatttaggTTTTATACATTGGGACAATAATCATTTTATTCTACGTATATCTCCCGTGGAATGATTTGTGGCCATTTTTTCGAGATAAAACTTGCTAGGTTCTGAGGAGTCGCCACAAGGTGGGTGTGGCaaagatgtttcctctggtgggagaaaATAGATCTAGAAGTTCGCGTTAAAAAGCAAGGATTCGTCCATCTGATAAAGACGAGGCGATACAGTATTGATTTCTCCCCGAAGATCGTAAATCTTAATCTCTCAAAAGGCAATGGTCAGAACCAGCTTTATTATCAACTATTTACTTGACGTGAAAGTTGTTGttttagcagcagtacagtgcagagaGTTAAAATTACAACAAAtgacaatataaataaatagtgcaagtaAACGAATAATGAGGTAACATCCAACGGTTCGTGACAGAATTACAGATAGCAATGATTAGAGAATATGATGGTTACAGTATTACAGTTGTTAACTCGGCAATGTCGTTGTTGAGTTCATGGTAAGATCTGCCATTATCTTTTTGCATAAAGTACAAagaagggccgagtggcctttCCCACTCCTAGTTTGTGGCTTCATATTTAAATACGGGTAATTGCTTACACATAATCGAGCGACTTAATTTGAatgaaggatcaaggatcaactttattcgccaGATACATTTACAGGTATCAAGAATTTGCTGCGAGGTGTTGGTCAGGGCGCGACATGCAACAGTCATAAATAgctaagaattatataaaaataaagttaaagtTCGGATATTGAATAAAATTTGCATAAATCAGTCCCAGCATGTATTTAAAATGGTACAATGAGGCAGGATGATTTGACAGGTATTTTTGTTGGAATGTCTGATCAAGTGTAATGAATTCGTTGCAAATATGCTTACTCGTTTTAGACCTGGATAGGAGACCCTGTGCGGCAATGCTCATTGTTGCCGACGCGCCTGGGTGACAACCTCTAACTTCCCTCAAAGAAAGGAAGAGACTAACAAAGAGGCGAATATTCTTTGCTGTCTTACCTGATTTTCAGTCAGATCCTATTTTTTAAAGTTCACTTTAAAAGGCCATGGAAGTATAATTGTGGCGCGTGGAAGATAGGCGCTTAGAGAGGGCCACTACTCACTGAGGTGGAGAGAACAAAGATATCAGTGTTGCGTCGGCCAGACAACATGCTGCTGCAGGGAGAATCAAAGCACAGCTATCAATGAATCGAAGCTATTCGATAATCGGGTGCGCACTGAATACGCATGAGGTGAAAAGAACGTAAATAGATATCGAATCATCTGTTACACTGCCGATATTTTATTGACCTATAAAAGTGACGCAGGACGAATAAATgccattgattttttaaaaacatttaatcGATTAACGCCACACGACAACGCCGTTTGCATTTCAACGCCAAACaattggttatatggttaatttaTAAAGCTTTCTCGGTGCTCCATCTCCCGCCAGCTCCATATAAGCAGCGGTCAAATTTATTAACTACGCGTAAAGTTTATTGCTAGTCGTAATAAATTGGCTCACGATTACGCCAGATTAATGCGGAGACTACCGGAGACCCCGCAACCAGAACTCCAAGGAGCCAGCTTCTTCGTTTTGACCCACAACTCCCCAGAGCGGAGTTGAAGGGTTATCTCACTAAAATAACCATTTCCCACTTCGTTGAATGTAAGTGGTGCATTTTCGGAAGGACGGCGACACAATCGTCAGAAACTATCTAATTTAGAAGTAGTAACCAGAATGGTGGAGATAGTTAGCAAACTGTCTTTTACCACAAGGGCTGTATTGGGTTGGTTTAAAATCCATTTATTATTTATCATAAaaatacagtaaaaaaaaatcaactgcaTCCATTTTTTTGCCGAGAAAAGGCCAACAATATATATTTAATTGTGCAAACAttaaaaactacatcatgaaAATTAAGAACTGTTCTTTTCAAAAAAATTATAAATTGAATGAGCAAGTTTTGAGAAATTAGTGATGCCAGCAGACAAGAGAAATGAACAGACCGAATTCGTTTCAAGGTTTTCAGTTACATCAGCAATTACGGTTTAAATGCTAagtttaaatatatatttataacATTCTGCTTGTATTTGTTAGCTACTTGCAGAAAGCAGTGCAAAAAAACAGTAGACCTTCCGGACGGCTGGTTTTGAAAACGAAACCATTCCTGTAAAGTCACATTCCTTCCATTTATTTTCTAATGTAGAAAAACCATAGTCAAGTATTCATCAGAAAATGCGCTTTGGGTCTCGCCGGAAATAGATGAATTCTCTCTATCTTTTATATTTGGCTTTAGAAAGTGACTTTGTGACCTACCCGGCCATTCGTCTGCCGATAGACAGTCAATCGAAGGGCCACGTCGGTCAGCACCAAACGTTTAACAAGAGAAAAGCAAACCATCGAACAACTGACAGGGAAGAGATATATTGttaatattttgtttaaaaagtCGCCGTGTTGTCTATTCCTCCCACCAACCCATCCTCTATTCTCACCGACATCTCCTCTCCAAAAGAAGACCAATTACTCATTCAGTCTGACCTCGCTTCTTTGTCTCAAGGAgtttattaaaagaacaagctTCCTGTGTGCTAAACGCGAGGCCGATCCGACGACTCATTGGTAGCTGCAGGCGACTGCAAAACATTTTGCTGGAGGAATTGTGTACGGTCCATTTTAtagtttaaaaatatttttaagcTCCCTGTTAGTTTTTTTTACCCTTTCTCCTCCATCCCTCACCCACGCCCTTTGTCCTTTCAATGAGTTCCTCCGCAGAGAGGGATAACGGACGGAGGCCAAGCGGGGAGACAGTACATGTAGGGATAATATTGATAGGCCTGATACAGCGAGAGTAAGTGCGGATTTCCTAATTCGTCGGGGCTGTATTGTCTTTGATCGTCACGGACCAGCACCCTGACTGCTACTTTCTTGGCCGCAGCGGGCACCGAATTAACCACCAACTCCGCGGCCATTTGCCTCTTCTTCGTTTTGTATCTTCTATTCTGGAACCAGATTTTAACCTGCGTCTCTGTGAGTTTGAGGGCGGCTGCCAAATCCGCTCGCTCGGGGCCCGACAGATATCTCTGGTGATTGAATCTCCTCTCCAGCTCGAAGACTTGAGCGTGAGAGAATGCGGCCCGGGAGCGTTTCTTACCGGATTTACCGGGCTGGTCGGACGGTAGAAGTCTCTCCGACTTTTCGTCGTCATCTGTCGCTGTCTGGCGATCCGGATCTGAAACAATCACACAGAGCTGGTGATAACGTGGTACAAGCTTCGAGGTGAAAACTCACCTATTCATCCCCTAGCCGTCCGTATTCGCGAGCATACTGTACAAACATTTTCATCGTCACGACACTTCGGTAATCAGAGAAAGTGTGCGGAATTTGAGCCTTGAATTAAGATCGAAGGATTTTGTCCACACTCGTGAATCAATAAGTTATAACTCAGAAAGCAAGAAAGTACAGCTTCAATGCTTATCCTAAGCATTACTTAGATAAGATTAtctttcataaatataattcagaAAAAGATACATGCTGAAAAAAAGACACTTGTGATAAAAGACTTTCGGTATCATTGTTCAATCAGATGTAAGTGTCTGTATTACGGCCTAATGTTCACTTTAAAACAGTTTTGGGACGAGCCCCCGGCCAATTTCCCCCTCCCCGGTCTTAAAGAGACTTTCAGCGTTTATGTTCTTCACGTTGTTTCCGATCTCTCCCGCATTTGGGAATTGTTTCACATTTTGCGGCCTACTTTCAGAGACAGAAGCCCAGAGCTGCCTCTGCTCTAcaaaactctgtgtgtgtgtgagtgtgtgtgtgtgtgtgtgtgtgtgtgtgtgtgtgtgtgtgtgtgtgtgtgtgtgtgtgtgtgtgtgtgtgtgtgtgagtgtgtgtgtgtgtgtgtgtgtgtgtgtgtgtgtgtgtgtgtgtgtatgtgtgtgtgtgtgtattcaatCGTTTCTGCTAGGCAATGTTGCATTTCAACTTTTAAAATGTTAACCAAGTAATCATAAAGACGGGCAAATGTATTACAGTCTGGCTCTCGTCTCTCGttcttaaataataataaaacgaGTGAATCATTTTAATTGTCAGATATTTGTGTTAATAATTTAGGGAGGATGTTCCATTTACAAAGTTCCGAGGCCATAAAGTAGGAACTACCTGAAAGAACTGATATATTGGTTTTATACGTTGTCTATGTGGCCAAAATCACAGTGTAAAATTTTAGGTATTCATTTCCCTTCATAAAGTAATCGTGTTAATTTCATTTAAATCTCTTACATCCTATGCATTTGTAGATTATAATAATGCTGGATAATTACTACAGATAGTTTAAGAAAAATTAAATTACGTGCAGAAAAAAAATACGATTAGCTATTTTATGAAGCGGAGATCTCGACACTCCCTGTTGTCAATTTCAGGTCTGCTTCCTGAATAAACACCAAATAGTTTTAAGGGAGAAAATTCGCCAGGACAGATGTAAAGTTATGGCCAAAATTATCGAAGTTTTACTGATAAAAGTTTGGACCCTGGGTTGTTGTAATTTGATAATCGGATTCCTGATATAGCCAGCACATAATGATTCAGCGAACAATATGTTTAACTCTACACGAAAATTATTGTTTTTAATATTTAACAGCATTCACCCTTTGCCTGCCTACCTTTATCAAACTTTTCGGAGTTATTTTCCCAGTTATTTCCTTCGTTGGATTCCTCGTTGAAAGTCTCCACGAACAGCCGCCCGCTTCCCTTCTCCCCGGGCTGTTCTTCGCCACTCAGCGCATCGGCCTGCGGCTGCTGACTCTCGCTTTCTCCCGGGCCACCCGTTACCGCGCCGCTCTGTTTCTGATCGACCCGGATAACAATCAGAGGAGTCCGTTTCTCCCTGTCCTGCTCGCGCTGCGAATTCAGGCTACGCGGCTCGACTTTCACTCGCTCCTGGTGCTGGTTCCGACCGAGCCTCGTGTCGTTGCCCCGGGTAAGAATATCCTGGATGGTGAACGGCGTCAAAGATCCTCCTTGCACAGCCATCTTCTTGTAGTTTATTTATGAGTATCTAAAAGAGCAGAAGGCTTCGCTCTGCTCCCAGTCGGAGCCAGTTCCTAGTTCGCTGCTTCCCTCTTCCACGGGGATAGAAGCAAATCTCGGCACATCCGCCGTTTCCCCTCCTTGTCGAGTGCCCGAGACGACCCGCTGCTCCTGAATTAGCTTCAGGCATTCGATCTGAGGGAAAGACGAGCGAAAAACCAGAGAAATCCGCGAAAACTTCACTCGTGCACCCAGGGATCACTTTCCCCCACTTTATTTACATCCTGTATTGACAGATGGAGTTGCGTTTCTCTGATTGGATGCTCTGCGGCGTGGCGCTCCTCCCACTTCCAGAATGGTTGGGTGATAAACATCTTGGAAGTGGATGATTGACAGCCATGGTAGGCTGATCCAGAAAGTAAGGCACATAGGATCATTGGATCTAATGAAATCCAAAATCGGCTAGGTGATGGGAGGTGGTGGAGAAAGGATGCTTTACTGGTCAGTGGTGGCATGTTGGATAGATAGGTACCACCACACTGTTaatgatatacactcagtggccagtatATTAGGTAACCCGAACACAGGCAGGTTAGTACAAGTATcgaatcagtcaatcatgtggcagcaactcaatgcagacgtggtcaagaggttcagctgttgttcagaccaaacatcagaatggaaaagaaatgtgatgtaagtgataTTGACTGTGGACTGATTGCTGGTGTcagacgggatggtttgagtaaCCCGGAAATGGTTGATCTTCTGGGCTTTTGTGCACAactatctctagagtttacagtgaatggtgcaaagacaaaaaaaaaccatccagtgagtggcagtcccAGGAGCAAAAACACCGTAACACCCCGTTAATggaagagatcagaggagaatggccagactaggtCAAGCTTGCGGTAAGGCAactataactcaaataaccacacattacaacagtggtgtgctgaacagcatctctgaatgcacagcacaacAAACCTTGAAGAGGGTGGGCTATGTTACGCAGAAGACCCccacaccgggttccactcctgtgccCAGTAAATGGCCACTAAGAAATGCTGATGAACACTAGGACTTTAAGGTTAAAATTCATAGTTTGCATCAGAGAAGAAGCTAGTcaacatccatgccaggaccaccagcctCTAAAACAATTACTTCCTCAAactgtcaggctgatcaacacccccacccattAACCGACTGCTTTACATTTccaatcaccttatgtacagatacccCTGCACCTAGCATCATTTAATGTACTGTACATGCAATCTGTTTATGTATATAAGCATCCctattgtatttatatttattatatttttatgaTATTGTTTTTTATATTTCATCAGATCCAGGGTAACAACTatcttgttctcctttacactcatgcactgaagaatgacaacaaaCCATCTTGAATCTTTACAATAGCAACACAGATAGATAGGATGGAGAGGAGGGCATTTGACGTCCATGCTTTCACAGATCACATGTGTAAAAGTAGAGATGTGATGTTGTAACTTTACAAAGCATGGGATAGAAAGTGCTTGgattactgtgtgcagttctggtcatcacacTGGGAGGAGGATACGATTGCGTTGAGTTAGAGAATGTGCAGAGGAAAATCA from Hemitrygon akajei chromosome 23, sHemAka1.3, whole genome shotgun sequence encodes:
- the LOC140715057 gene encoding homeobox protein Nkx-3.2-like; protein product: MAVQGGSLTPFTIQDILTRGNDTRLGRNQHQERVKVEPRSLNSQREQDREKRTPLIVIRVDQKQSGAVTGGPGESESQQPQADALSGEEQPGEKGSGRLFVETFNEESNEGNNWENNSEKFDKDPDRQTATDDDEKSERLLPSDQPGKSGKKRSRAAFSHAQVFELERRFNHQRYLSGPERADLAAALKLTETQVKIWFQNRRYKTKKRQMAAELVVNSVPAAAKKVAVRVLVRDDQRQYSPDELGNPHLLSLYQAYQYYPYMYCLPAWPPSVIPLCGGTH